Genomic window (Bifidobacteriaceae bacterium):
TGGGCGGACGGCCGCGGAACTGGACGGGTCGGCCTGGGCGGATGTGGCCCACGGGCACTTGGGCGGCTTGCCGCCAGCGGTCGATTTGGCGGCCGAACGGCGTCTGGCCTCGGCGCTGATCGGGGCTTCGCGCGCCGGTCTGGTGGCGGCGGCCCACGACTTGGCGGACGGCGGCCTGGCCATGGCGCTGGTGGAGGCGAGCCTCCGGTACGGCGTTGGCGCGCGGGTGTCGTTGGACGGCGTGCTGGCGCGCGACGGCCTGACTCCGTTCGAGGCCCTCTTCTCCGAATCGCAGGCGCGCGCGCTGGTGGCGGTCGCCGCCCCTGACGCCGACCAGTTCGAGGCTTTGGCGGCCGAGGCGGGCTGCCCCGTCGCGCGGCTGGGCGAGACGGGCAGCGATGGCGGCGGGGACGGCATCGGCGGCGAAGGGGAAAAGCTGTCGATCACGTGGCCGGGCGGCGGCTTCGAGTTGCCGCTGGCGAGCCTGCGCCAGGCTTGGGAGGCGACGCTCCCAAGCCACTTCGCGTAGCGCGCGGCGGACCACTGCGCCGCGCGGACGAACATCTGACGACGCTGCGCGCCCAATTCAAGCTCGCGGCGACGTCCACGCGCTGCTCGCGGCCCCGATTGCCAGTTGTGCTCAATCAAATGAGCACCAGTGCCCAAGTTTGGCCCGGTGCGCAATAGAACGAGCGACATGGAAGACCTGATTCCGCGCCCGGTGGGGAGGCTTTTCCTTCGTGGTCGGCTTGATGCCTGACCGCCGCGCCGCCGCCGATTACTTGGACGGGCTGGTCAACACGATCCTGGTGAAGGACGTCATGGTCAGGCAACGGGCAACGAACGCGGCCATGTTCCGCGACGTAGCGGCGGGTGTGCGCGCCGGCCCCGACACGGGGCACCTGCTTGAGAACGCCTTCTTTCTTGAACTGCGCCGCCGCCACGGCAAGGTTTGGACGGGGCGCGCGGGCGCCGGCGACATCGACTTTGTGGTCGAATCGGGGGACAGCCGCGTCTATCTGCAGGTGGCCGCCACGGTGCGCGATCCGCAAACGCTGAGCCGCGAGTTGGCACCGCTGCTCGCGGTCCGCGACCATCATCCAAAACTCCTGCTCACCCTGGACGAGGATCCACCCGCCACGCACCAGGGCGTCCGCCAACTGAACGCCGTTGACTGGCTGTTGGGCGATCAGCCGGCCTGAGCCGCATCCCGGCCTGGCGGGCATGACGCCGGCTGCACGGTCAGGTTGGTTCTGCGCTGTGCCCGCGGCCGAGGTCCGCAGTCTCCGCGTCACACCGCGCGAAGGTTTCGATGGCGCGCGCCAACTTCAGGTCCGCCGTGAACACCGGGGCGCCGAGCGCCTCGGCCAAAGCGGCGTAGGCAGCGTCATAGGGACCCAGGTTGTGCCGCAGCTCCCACACCCGCCCAAGCAGCCCGTCAAGGGGCCACTCGCGAACCGGCCAATGCGCCAGATCGGCGGCCGCCCGCGCCGCCGCCGCGCCGTCTAACGCCCCTGCGACCTCCCACTTGCGCAGCACCGCAATCACCTCCAGCGCTGCGACCTGCGGCACGTGCAGGACCACGGCGTCCCCCGCCAAACGCTGCCGCGCGACCTCCCCCAACGGAGAGCCGATCAGCATTTCAGCCAGCACCGAGGCGTCGACAACCACGTCCCTCACCGGGAATCGCGCTCCCGGCGCACAATGTCCGCCGCCGCCTCGCGCTCGGCGTCCGCGTTGGCGAGCCGACCCGGCGTGGGCCTGAAGAACTCCTCGGGCGTCGGCCTTGAGGCGATGAAGTCGAGTTCGCGGGCGACGTACTCCGACAGGGTCTGCCCCGCCAGCGCGGCGCGGGACTTCAAAACACGGTGGGTTTCGGGCGAGATGTTCCTGACCTGAAGCATTGACATGCGGTCGATCATATCGCATGCGCAGCGCATGCGGCTGGCGAAACCAAAGCCGCGGCACCAGCGTGCTAGCCTGGGCCCAGCCAAGCCCCAGGAGTCCCCATGAACACAGCGCATCGCGGCGCCGCCCGCATTGCCGGCGAACGGGCCGGCGCATGAGCCAACCTGACGACTTGTTGGCAAGACTCGCCGCCCGGTCGGCCCACGCCCGCACGGGCGTCGGCACGCCTCGGCCTTCCAGCGCCAAAGTCAACACCTGCCCGCGCTGCGGCGCACCCCGCACCAGGCGCGCGGGCCTCAAGACCTGCGCCTACTGCGGGCACGAATTCATCGCCGTCACACTGACAGACGGGCTGTTCATAGAACCGGAGCGCGGCACCGCATGATGAATGCCGAACGGACCGCCCTGCGCCAAGAGATCAGGGGACGCCAAGCGCGGTGGCTTCGCTTCCTGGAACGCCTGGACGCCAGGGCCGCCGAATTCGCCGCCGCAGCCAGCGCCGAACTGGCGCGGACGCGCCAAAGCGACCCAGACCCGGACAAGGCCGCCTTGACACGCCTGTTGTCCGCCGTCTGCACACAACTCAAAGGCCTCCGCGACAAGGCGGACAAGGTCTTCGACGACCAGATCCTGGATTTCAGCTACGAATTGCGCGAAGCGGTCGACGTCCATGACCCGTTGCGCCGCGAAGTCGATGAGTTCATGTCGGCCTGCCGGGCGGCGCACAACCGCTTCAACGAGAATGCGCGGCGCCTGGAAGGCGACCTCCGGCGCGAAGCCGAAGGTGACCTGGAACTGGAATACCAGGCCGCCCTGGCGTCATTCGACCAGGCCAAGGACCAATTCTTCTGTCAGACTTGCGGGGCGCGGCTGGAGATTGAGCGGCTGTTCTTCATCGAAACGCATGTCGCCTGCGGCTACTGCGGGGCCTTGCACAACTTCCAGCCCGGCGCCCAGGCCCGCTGGGTCCAGCACATGGCGCATGATCTGGCCGCCCGGCGCTGCGCCGGCCAATTGGCCAAGTACGAGGCCGAAAAGGACCGAGAACGGCTCCTGTACTCCCAAGCGCATGAACTGAAACTGAGTTCGGTTGGGCGGTCCGAACGCGAAAAGGCCGCGATTGGCCAGGAGATCGCCCGGCTGGACCGACTGCGGATCGAGGCAGCCCAGAACGCACCCCGTCTTTACCTGGGCTACCGACGGGCCGTCTACGACCAGCTCAACCTGATTCTGCCCGAATTCCGGGACCACCACGAAAGGTGTTTCAGGGAAGAAAGCCGCTCGGCCGCCGAGGGGCCCGAACTCACAGAAGGGATCGCAAAATGACCAACCTTGAGCCGATTCACGGCATATCTTTTCAGGACTGGGCGGAGATGACCCGGGTGGTCGCCACCGGGGTGCCCGTCGAAACGGTCAACCAGGCCATGGGAATTGACGGCGCCATCTGGGACGAGGTCAACACCCTGTGGACCCAGCGGATGGCCGAAGACTCCACTTTCGAAATGGTCACCCTTCTGGGACAGCATTGGCAAGGCGCGATCGCCAACCCGAAGCTGAAGCCCCTCCTCACGCCCAAATCGCCGGCGGCGGCGGAAAACATCGCCAAGCTGAAGAGCGACCGCCTCTTTTACATTGAATTGGCCGCCGCCAGGGACGCCGCCTACAGCCAGGGCCTGGACGGCGCCCAATGGATCGCCGACAACTACGGCGTCAGCTTGGGCGAATTCCAGGAGATCGCGATGGACTACATGGCGCAGCGGACCAACGGCCAAGAAAGCCCCGAGGAAACAGCCCGCTACTTCCAGTACCAATTGGAGATGAAGACCCGCTACGAGCAGCAATTCGCGGCCGAGGTTGGCGGCAACCTGGCCGACGACATCGACTTCTAGCCGGCGCCGGCCCGTTCGTAGAATGGGGGCGGCCATGAGGCTGGAAACCGGGGCGGAACGAAGGCGAGGGTCGCGGATGGGCGGACAGACGGCATCGGGCAAGTCGGCGACTGCGCTTTTCCAAGCCGAGGCCTGCGACACGCCGCTGTGGCTGCGCCGAATCCACGCGGCGCTGGCGGTGACCGCGTTGGGCCGGGACCCGGACGGCGGGCTGGCCGTGGCCCTCGAAGAAGCGTCCGGAAAGCCCGCCGGGCCGTGATTGTTGAGGTCAACCGCGTCCTG
Coding sequences:
- a CDS encoding type II toxin-antitoxin system VapC family toxin; translation: MRDVVVDASVLAEMLIGSPLGEVARQRLAGDAVVLHVPQVAALEVIAVLRKWEVAGALDGAAAARAAADLAHWPVREWPLDGLLGRVWELRHNLGPYDAAYAALAEALGAPVFTADLKLARAIETFARCDAETADLGRGHSAEPT